A region from the Mercenaria mercenaria strain notata chromosome 7, MADL_Memer_1, whole genome shotgun sequence genome encodes:
- the LOC123555848 gene encoding uncharacterized protein LOC123555848: MGESEEIEVIVDDDCSLCFRAMDIYLELKNFLSKLYKLKDKLEEKTHEESDTHLLIQLQQNMQQLMSSQMKQQEFTNRKEAEKLSSVKLPKIDMISFAGDKTKWTEFWDCFQSAVHNNKMISNIEKFTYLKSKLFGEAGRAIAG, translated from the coding sequence ATGGGGGAAAGTGAAGAAATTGAGGTGATTGTGGATGATGACTGTAGTTTGTGTTTCCGTGCAATGGACATTTATCTAGAACTAAAGAATTTCTTGAGCAAACTTTATAAGTTAAAGGACAAATtagaagaaaaaacacatgaagAGTCAGACACTCATCTGTTAATTCAACTACAGCAAAATATGCAACAATTAATGTCTTCACAAATGAAGCAACAAGAATTTACAAACAGAAAAGAAGCTGAAAAATTGTCATCAGTTAAGCTACCGAAAATAGATATGATATCTTTCGCCGGTGATAAAACTAAGTGGACTGAATTTTGGGACTGTTTCCAGAGTGCGGTACACAacaataaaatgatatcaaacattgaaaagtttACCTATCTGAAGAGCAAATTATTCGGTGAAGCAGGAAGGGCGATTGCTGGATAA
- the LOC123555849 gene encoding uncharacterized protein LOC123555849 gives MRNRTSESTPKHTTEAFVAGENRAITQAFTKACRYCNGEHWSDECKRYKTIDERKKRLKGCCYKCLKDNHKAKDCKSTRICTYCKKVNVHHRSLCDKRFQINQNLESANLSNEVENVENTESENKTLENEETGLLSYNENVLMQTAFTEITNARNRQSEHVKLMLDCGSHRTYVSQSLADRLNLEVNGEQSIHLITFGSRNKKVIQTKSTKIDIKLQNGEYMTLTANIVPNITGTISRKAVRLKSQSKFDSLTKDLILADNIPTQNETETLDLLIGNDYYLDIVQTEKIEVQQGLYLLATKFCWMLSGRTEVTDEYDSSDMNMLILNYGNNVTKTNVFTKADSVVPTKPDIEDFWNVESIGITTERENTDDQIVMQHFKDTLKREDGRYQVTWSWKRDIDELPENRGLALGRLKSLVTRIERQPELKQQYDDVIQDQRAKGVIEKVDKCAEYGYKHYIPHHVVITPTKSTTKLRVVYDASAKTRADNKSLNECLYRGPVKLHDLCGILMRFRLHKIGIVADIEKAFLQVGLQPLERDVTRFLWLKDINTSIVNEDNIQEFRFARVPFGVISSPFLLGATIECHLDS, from the coding sequence ATGAGAAATCGTACGTCTGAATCTACACCAAAACATACGACAGAAGCGTTTGTAGCGGGAGAAAATAGAGCAATTACGCAAGCATTTACGAAAGCGTGTAGATACTGCAACGGCGAGCACTGGAGCGATGAATGTAAAAGGTATAAAACAATTGATGAAAGGAAAAAACGGTTGAAAGGATGCTGTTATAAATGTTTGAAAGATAATCATAAAGCAAAGGACTGTAAAAGCACAAGAATTTGTACGTACTGCAAGAAAGTGAACGTACATCACAGAAGTTTATGTGACAAAAGatttcaaattaatcaaaatcTTGAAAGCGCAAATTTGTCCAATGAagtggaaaatgttgaaaatacggaaagcgaaaataaaacattagaaaACGAAGAAACAGGACTTCTATCTTACAATGAAAATGTATTAATGCAAACAGCATTTACAGAAATAACAAATGCAAGAAATAGGCAAAGTGAACATGTAAAACTTATGCTTGACTGTGGAAGTCACCGAACATATGTTTCACAAAGTTTAGCAGATCGTTTGAACCTGGAGGTAAATGGAGAGCAAAGCATTCATCTTATAACATTTGGTAgcagaaataaaaaggttatacaAACAAAATCAACGAAGATCGATATTAAACTTCAAAACGGAGAGTACATGACACTGACTGCAAATATTGTACCTAACATCACTGGAACTATCAGTAGAAAGGCGGTTAGACTGAAATCACAGTCTAAGTTTGACAGTCTTACAAAGGATCTTATATTAGCGGACAATATCCCCAcccaaaatgaaactgaaacactTGATTTGCTTATTGGTAATGACTATTATCTGGACATTGTGCAGACTGAAAAAATCGAAGTTCAGCAAGGACTCTACCTATTAGCGACAAAATTTTGCTGGATGCTTTCAGGGAGAACAGAAGTTACTGATGAATATGATTCTAGTGACATGAACATGTTGATTCTAAACTATGGAAATAAcgtaacaaaaacaaatgtattcacAAAGGCGGACAGTGTAGTTCCAACAAAACCAGATATCGAAGACTTTTGGAATGTTGAATCTATTGGAATAACTACTGAAAGGGAAAACACAGATGATCAAATTGTTATGCAACATTTCAAAGATACACTTAAGCGCGAGGACGGGCGATATCAGGTTACATGGTCCTGGAAACGAGATATTGATGAATTGCCGGAAAATCGTGGATTGGCATTAGGGAGACTGAAATCATTAGTTACTCGAATCGAAAGACAACCTGAACTGAAACAGCAATACGACGATGTAATTCAAGACCAGCGTGCAAAGGGCGTTATTGAAAAAGTTGACAAATGTGCAGAGTACGGATATAAACATTATATCCCACACCATGTAGTTATCACACCAACGAAAAGTACAACCAAACTTCGAGTTGTTTATGATGCATCAGCGAAGACAAGAGCTGACAACAAAAGTCTGAATGAATGCTTATACAGAGGCCCTGTCAAGCTACATGACCTCTGTGGAATTTTAATGCGGTTTAGATTACACAAAATTGGTATAGTTGCCGATATAGAGAAGGCATTTCTGCAAGTGGGATTACAACCTTTAGAAAGAGACGTTACCAGATTTCTGTGGCTCAAGGACATCAATACATCAATCGTAAATGAAGACAATATACAAGAATTTCGCTTTGCAAGGGTGCCGTTTGGCGTAATTTCGAGTCCATTTCTACTGGGTGCCACTATCGAATGCCATCTGGATTCATAG